Proteins encoded together in one Bradyrhizobium sp. CB82 window:
- a CDS encoding sugar kinase gives MSQTVAVLDIGKTNVKLALFDDGRLLWEKSAPNHVLPSPPYPHEDVESAWNFFLDALREAARTHRISAIVPTAHGAAGALISESELAAPVMDYEFTGVEVIEPDYARLRPPFSESLSPKLPAGLNLGRQLAYQKWRCPDLFAKARYFVGYPQYWTWRLAGAAVSEVTTLGAHTDLWAPRQGQVSSLVKALGVDHLLPPLRRAFNPLGPIKGEIAAVTGLAPETQVFCGIHDSNASLLPYLVSRQAPFTVLSTGTWVILMCVGLSLDQLDPRDDTLANVDALGRPIACGRFMGGREYAAIAGGGGNPDLDAIERVIASGAIALPCFCGHGGPYATTKGVIRGEVAACDRTALATLYCALVSDLMLTRMGAASGDLIVEGTFAGNLPFCQTLGALRQTQRVFAAEDAAGTARGAAMLAQWPPPYPIAAPTPIPIAPIAGLAAYRDAWTAQIGLIGR, from the coding sequence ATGAGCCAGACGGTCGCAGTCCTTGACATCGGCAAGACCAACGTAAAGCTTGCCTTGTTCGACGACGGCCGACTTCTCTGGGAAAAGTCGGCACCCAACCACGTTCTGCCGAGCCCGCCCTATCCGCACGAAGATGTTGAGAGCGCGTGGAACTTCTTCCTCGATGCGCTTCGTGAGGCCGCACGCACGCATCGGATCAGTGCGATCGTTCCAACCGCACATGGCGCTGCCGGCGCTTTGATCAGCGAGAGCGAACTCGCCGCGCCGGTCATGGACTACGAATTCACCGGCGTAGAAGTGATCGAGCCCGACTATGCCAGGCTACGGCCGCCTTTCTCGGAGAGCCTGTCGCCGAAATTACCGGCCGGCCTTAATCTCGGCCGGCAGCTCGCCTATCAGAAGTGGCGTTGTCCGGACCTCTTCGCCAAAGCGAGGTATTTCGTTGGCTATCCGCAATATTGGACCTGGCGCCTGGCTGGCGCCGCTGTCTCTGAAGTCACTACCCTCGGCGCCCATACTGATCTCTGGGCGCCGCGGCAGGGTCAGGTCTCGAGCCTCGTCAAAGCGCTCGGCGTCGACCACCTGCTGCCGCCATTGCGGCGCGCCTTCAATCCGCTTGGTCCGATTAAGGGCGAAATCGCCGCCGTAACTGGACTTGCGCCCGAAACGCAAGTCTTCTGCGGTATCCACGATTCCAATGCTTCGCTTCTGCCCTACCTCGTCTCGCGCCAGGCGCCGTTCACCGTGTTGTCGACCGGCACCTGGGTGATCCTGATGTGCGTGGGCCTTTCGCTCGATCAGCTCGATCCTCGCGACGACACGCTCGCCAACGTCGACGCGCTGGGCCGACCCATCGCCTGCGGACGCTTCATGGGCGGACGCGAATACGCCGCCATCGCGGGTGGCGGCGGCAATCCCGATCTTGACGCGATCGAGCGCGTCATCGCCTCGGGCGCGATTGCCCTACCCTGCTTCTGCGGCCATGGCGGACCTTATGCGACGACCAAAGGCGTGATCCGCGGCGAAGTCGCCGCGTGCGATCGAACCGCGCTTGCAACGCTCTATTGCGCTCTGGTCAGCGATCTGATGCTGACGCGCATGGGAGCAGCCAGCGGCGATCTCATCGTGGAGGGTACCTTCGCCGGCAATCTTCCCTTCTGTCAGACGCTCGGCGCGTTACGACAGACGCAGCGCGTCTTTGCGGCGGAAGACGCCGCAGGCACGGCACGCGGCGCCGCAATGCTTGCGCAATGGCCGCCCCCCTACCCCATCGCGGCGCCGACGCCCATCCCCATAGCCCCGATCGCCGGCCTAGCCGCGTATCGTGACGCTTGGACGGCACAGATCGGCCTGATCGGTCGTTGA
- a CDS encoding HlyD family type I secretion periplasmic adaptor subunit, with product MPNDSIRHVAAAGWLIIALFFGGIGTWAVTAPLNGAVVANAVVKVDGNRKSVQHLDGGIVKELHVREGERVLAGDLLIVLDETQARAEYDVLSQQYVVLRATEARLLTELDHGSELVMPNDLRARSEDPYLKSVWNGQVSQFESRWKALDGQRSVIREKINQLGSQIVGANAQVKSFTDQIESVRNEARDIAPLVERGLIARPRILQLERTAYGLEGQIADTNANIAKARQAIAEQEQQTAQLDNDRMTDVTKDLRDTQAKLLEVIPKALSAKAVLSRMEIRAPYSGRVVGLNVFSVGGVIQRGDKILDIVPDEDSLTIEAQVSVEDISDVHPNTRAEVHLTAYKQRIVPIIHGDVIQVSADRLTDPKTNNPYYSAFVRIDQEELAAMPNIRLYPGMPATVMVPTVQRTAFEYIVGPLAMSFNQAFRQK from the coding sequence ATGCCGAACGACTCCATCCGCCACGTTGCCGCCGCAGGATGGCTGATCATCGCGCTATTTTTCGGCGGGATCGGAACCTGGGCAGTAACCGCGCCGCTCAACGGCGCGGTGGTCGCCAACGCGGTCGTCAAGGTCGACGGCAACCGCAAGAGCGTCCAGCACCTCGATGGGGGCATCGTCAAGGAACTGCACGTCAGGGAAGGCGAGCGGGTGCTCGCCGGCGACTTGTTGATCGTGCTCGACGAGACTCAGGCTCGCGCCGAGTACGACGTGCTTAGCCAGCAATATGTCGTGCTTCGCGCAACCGAGGCGCGGTTATTGACTGAGCTCGATCACGGATCTGAGCTGGTGATGCCGAACGATCTCAGGGCTCGGTCCGAGGACCCGTACCTGAAGAGTGTCTGGAATGGCCAGGTCAGCCAGTTCGAAAGTCGTTGGAAGGCGCTCGACGGCCAGCGAAGTGTGATCAGGGAAAAGATCAATCAGCTTGGCTCCCAAATCGTTGGAGCGAATGCGCAGGTCAAATCGTTTACGGATCAGATCGAATCCGTCCGCAATGAGGCAAGGGACATTGCGCCACTCGTCGAACGCGGCCTGATCGCACGTCCGCGTATTCTGCAGCTTGAGCGCACCGCTTACGGTCTGGAAGGCCAGATCGCCGATACGAATGCCAATATCGCCAAGGCCCGGCAGGCGATTGCCGAGCAGGAGCAGCAGACTGCCCAACTCGACAACGATCGAATGACCGACGTCACCAAGGATCTGCGCGATACCCAGGCCAAACTGTTGGAGGTGATCCCGAAGGCGCTGAGCGCCAAGGCCGTGTTGAGCCGTATGGAAATTCGCGCGCCATATAGCGGCCGGGTGGTGGGACTCAACGTGTTCTCGGTGGGAGGCGTGATCCAGCGCGGCGACAAGATCCTGGACATCGTGCCGGATGAGGATTCACTCACGATTGAGGCGCAGGTTTCCGTGGAAGATATCAGTGACGTGCATCCGAACACTCGCGCCGAGGTGCACCTTACCGCCTATAAGCAGCGCATCGTGCCGATCATTCATGGCGATGTCATTCAGGTCTCGGCTGACCGCTTGACCGATCCCAAGACCAACAACCCCTACTACTCGGCATTCGTTCGCATCGATCAGGAGGAGCTAGCGGCCATGCCCAACATCCGGCTCTATCCCGGGATGCCTGCGACCGTGATGGTTCCAACCGTGCAGCGAACAGCTTTTGAATACATCGTCGGGCCGCTCGCGATGTCGTTCAACCAGGCGTTCCGGCAAAAGTGA
- a CDS encoding type I secretion system permease/ATPase has translation MSTVGKRADEFGKLLRESQGHFVTAAIFSLAINLLYLAGPLYMLQVYDRVISSSSEITLLMLTIALLLAFAALAGLDAVRARVLTRTSLRLDRRIAPRVMTAIVDRSAKIGGARSQLLRDFDSFRQFITGTGIHAIFDVPWAPIYIAVIFCLHPFLGAFALASSVLLIATAFLNEWIVKPPLSEANDAASRNYGFTEMSLRNTEVVRAMGMTAGLLRRWSRDRNRMLERQVTASDRAATMQSLIRFLRLSMQSLILGLGAYLVIERLTTAGAMFAASILLGRALQPVEQIVGSWRSLVAARGAFLRVRELLHVNLQYEAGLTLPRPEGRISVEALSYAPPGSPKPVLRGVTFRIEPGEVLGIIGPSGAGKSTLARHIVGVQAPSAGAVRLDGSDVSTWIQSSLGQYLGYLPQDIELFADTVAANICRFNDGEDHDIIQAARVAGVHEMIVRLPRGYETQVGEGGAILSGGYRQRIGLARAVYGNPSLVVLDEPSSNLDAEGDAALADCIMELKKRGTTVIIISHRPVTIGVVDKLLVLREGVAEMFGPRSEILARLTRPVPVHAVQGAAS, from the coding sequence GTGAGTACCGTGGGTAAAAGAGCAGACGAGTTCGGGAAACTCCTTCGGGAATCCCAAGGCCACTTTGTCACCGCCGCCATCTTTAGCCTGGCCATCAACCTGCTCTACCTGGCCGGTCCGCTCTATATGTTGCAGGTCTATGACCGCGTCATCTCGAGCTCCAGCGAGATCACCCTGCTCATGCTCACGATCGCACTGTTGCTGGCATTTGCCGCGCTTGCGGGTCTCGATGCCGTGCGCGCGCGCGTGCTGACGCGCACGAGCCTCCGGCTCGACCGAAGGATTGCCCCGCGAGTCATGACCGCCATCGTCGATCGTTCGGCAAAGATCGGTGGAGCACGCAGTCAGTTGCTGCGTGACTTCGACAGCTTCCGCCAGTTCATCACCGGCACCGGCATTCATGCTATCTTCGATGTTCCATGGGCGCCGATCTATATTGCGGTGATTTTTTGTCTGCACCCATTTCTGGGCGCGTTTGCGCTGGCGAGCTCGGTCCTTCTGATCGCGACGGCTTTTCTCAATGAATGGATTGTCAAGCCGCCGCTCTCGGAGGCCAATGACGCAGCCAGCCGCAACTACGGCTTCACGGAGATGAGCCTGCGCAATACCGAAGTGGTACGCGCGATGGGGATGACCGCTGGTTTGTTGCGGCGCTGGAGCCGTGACCGCAACCGGATGCTCGAGCGCCAGGTCACGGCAAGCGATCGAGCGGCCACGATGCAGAGCCTGATCCGTTTCCTGAGGCTTTCGATGCAGTCTCTGATCCTCGGTCTTGGCGCATATCTGGTGATCGAGCGGCTGACGACCGCCGGCGCGATGTTTGCCGCCAGCATCCTGCTTGGCCGCGCGTTGCAGCCGGTGGAGCAGATCGTTGGATCGTGGCGCAGTTTGGTCGCCGCCCGCGGCGCTTTCCTGCGCGTGCGCGAGCTGTTGCACGTCAATCTGCAATATGAAGCCGGACTGACGTTGCCGCGACCTGAAGGTCGCATTTCGGTCGAAGCGCTATCCTATGCTCCTCCGGGCTCACCAAAGCCGGTTCTGCGTGGCGTCACGTTCCGGATCGAGCCGGGTGAGGTGCTCGGCATCATCGGTCCCTCCGGCGCCGGAAAGTCCACGCTGGCGCGTCATATCGTGGGTGTGCAGGCGCCATCGGCAGGGGCCGTTCGCCTTGATGGCTCCGATGTCTCGACCTGGATCCAATCGTCGCTCGGTCAGTATCTTGGCTACTTGCCGCAGGACATCGAGCTGTTCGCCGATACCGTCGCTGCCAATATCTGTCGTTTCAACGACGGTGAGGACCACGACATCATCCAGGCGGCGCGCGTTGCCGGGGTGCACGAGATGATTGTGCGGCTTCCCCGAGGTTACGAAACCCAAGTCGGGGAGGGAGGTGCGATCCTGTCGGGCGGCTATCGACAGCGCATTGGCCTCGCCCGCGCCGTCTACGGCAATCCGAGCCTCGTTGTCCTCGATGAGCCGAGCTCCAATCTCGATGCGGAGGGCGATGCTGCGCTTGCCGACTGCATTATGGAGCTGAAGAAGCGTGGAACAACGGTGATCATCATTTCCCATCGGCCCGTCACCATCGGCGTGGTCGACAAGCTATTGGTGTTACGCGAAGGCGTAGCAGAGATGTTCGGACCGCGCAGCGAGATTCTGGCCCGGCTAACACGGCCCGTGCCGGTCCATGCGGTCCAGGGAGCCGCCAGCTAG